One Rhinoderma darwinii isolate aRhiDar2 chromosome 6, aRhiDar2.hap1, whole genome shotgun sequence DNA window includes the following coding sequences:
- the MAFK gene encoding transcription factor MafK isoform X1, producing the protein MHDNDSGSVAFSAPFCPGDCLQVMTTNLKPNKALKVKKEAGENTPVLSDDELVSMSVRELNQHLRGLTKEDIIRLKQRRRTLKNRGYAASCRVKRVTQKEELERQRVELQQEVDKLARENSSMKLELDALRSKYEALQSFARTVARGPITPTKVATTSVITIVKSADLSSASIPFSAAS; encoded by the exons ttgcTTTTTCTGCACCGTTCTGTCCTGGTGATTGTTTACAGGTTATGACGACTAATCTCAAACCAAACAAGGCATTAAAG GTAAAGAAGGAGGCTGGAGAGAACACCCCAGTATTAAGCGACGATGAGCTGGTGTCAATGTCTGTGAGGGAGCTAAACCAGCACCTCCGAGGCCTCACAAAAGAGGATATCATCCGCCTAAAGCAACGTAGGCGCACATTGAAAAACCGCGGCTACGCTGCCAGCTGCCGAGTAAAACGCGTCACCCAAAAAGAGGAGCTAGAGAGACAGCGCGTGGAGTTGCAGCAAGAAGTGGATAAGCTGGCGAGAGAAAACTCCAGCATGAAGCTTGAGTTGGATGCTTTACGGTCCAAGTACGAAGCCCTCCAAAGCTTTGCCCGCACAGTCGCCAGGGGCCCCATCACCCCGACCAAGGTTGCCACCACCAGCGTCATTACAATTGTGAAATCTGCCGACTTATCATCGGCGTCCATACCATTCTCTGCAGCATCCTAG
- the MAFK gene encoding transcription factor MafK isoform X2: MTTNLKPNKALKVKKEAGENTPVLSDDELVSMSVRELNQHLRGLTKEDIIRLKQRRRTLKNRGYAASCRVKRVTQKEELERQRVELQQEVDKLARENSSMKLELDALRSKYEALQSFARTVARGPITPTKVATTSVITIVKSADLSSASIPFSAAS, encoded by the exons ATGACGACTAATCTCAAACCAAACAAGGCATTAAAG GTAAAGAAGGAGGCTGGAGAGAACACCCCAGTATTAAGCGACGATGAGCTGGTGTCAATGTCTGTGAGGGAGCTAAACCAGCACCTCCGAGGCCTCACAAAAGAGGATATCATCCGCCTAAAGCAACGTAGGCGCACATTGAAAAACCGCGGCTACGCTGCCAGCTGCCGAGTAAAACGCGTCACCCAAAAAGAGGAGCTAGAGAGACAGCGCGTGGAGTTGCAGCAAGAAGTGGATAAGCTGGCGAGAGAAAACTCCAGCATGAAGCTTGAGTTGGATGCTTTACGGTCCAAGTACGAAGCCCTCCAAAGCTTTGCCCGCACAGTCGCCAGGGGCCCCATCACCCCGACCAAGGTTGCCACCACCAGCGTCATTACAATTGTGAAATCTGCCGACTTATCATCGGCGTCCATACCATTCTCTGCAGCATCCTAG